From a region of the Zingiber officinale cultivar Zhangliang chromosome 10B, Zo_v1.1, whole genome shotgun sequence genome:
- the LOC122028792 gene encoding probable methionine--tRNA ligase yields the protein MASSDKKTPKLPVPGRRNILITSALPYVNNVPHLGNIIGCVLSADVFARYCRLRGYNTIYMCGTDEYGTATETKAMEEKCSPKEICDKYHAIHREVYKWFDISFDEFGRTSTPQQTEVCQAIFQKLMDNNWLSENIMQQLYCDTCQRFLADRLVEGTCPTLNCNYESARGDQCENCGKLLNPTELRDPKCKTCHNTPHVRDTNHLFLELPLLREKLEEYINVTSVAGSWSQNAIHTTNAWLKEGLKPRCITRDLKWGVPVPHDKYKDKVFYVWFDAPIGYISITACYTPEWEKWWKNPENVELFQFMGKDNVPFHTVMFPSTLLGTGERWTMMKTISVTEYLNYEAGKFSKSKGIGVFGNDAKDTNIPTEVWRYYLLTNRPEASDTLFTWADLQSKLNSELLNNLGNFVNRVLSFIAKPEGAGYDSIIPDAPHAQSHPLTKDLGEKVGKLIEQYLDAMEKVKLKQGLKIAMSISSEGNFYLQESQFWRLYKEDPSLCATVLRTSVGLVYLLACLLEPFMPSFSIEVLRQLNLSPEHNLSFSDEKGETEKASRPWEFLPSGHRIGKPEPLFKELKDEDVESLREKFAGSQAERLVRAEADANKVAEQLKNTKITGNSKKQHNKPSGSTKTKSAETEISVSRLDIRVGLINKVQKHPDADSLYVEEIDVGEESHRTVVSGLVKYIPLEEMQNRKVCVLCNLKPATMRGIKSQAMVLAASNDDHTKVELVDPPPSAKVGERVTFLGYSGEPDSVLNAKSKVWEKLQVDLQSNSELVACYKDVPFTTSAGVCKVSSITNGAIR from the exons TCATCACCAGCGCTTTGCCCTACGTTAACAACGTTCCACACCTCGGCAACATCATCGGAT GCGTTTTGAGCGCGGATGTATTTGCCAGATATTGCCGTCTCAGGGGGTACAACACTATATATATGTGTGGAACAGATGAGTATGGGACGGCTACGGAGACGAAAGCTATGGAGGAGAAATGTTCTCCGAAGGAGATATGTGACAA GTATCACGCAATTCATAGGGAAGTATACAAGTGGTTTGATATAAGCTTTGATGAGTTTGGACGTACATCCACTCCTCAGCAGACGGAAGTGTGCCAAGCAATTTTCCAGAAACTTATGGATAATAACTGGCTCTCAGAAAACATCATGCAACAG TTATATTGTGATACATGCCAACGCTTCTTGGCGGATCGTCTTGTTGAGGGTACATGCCCCACATTGAACTGCAACTATGAATCGGCACGAGGTGATCAATGTGAAAATTGTGGGAAACTATTGAATCCAACTGAACTGAGAGATCCAAAATGCAAG ACATGCCACAACACTCCTCATGTACGCGATACTAATCATTTGTTCCTGGAGTTACCCTTGCTTAGAGAAAAGTTGGAAGAATATATTAATGTTACATCAGTGGCTGGATCTTGGAGCCAAAATGCTATCCATACTACAAATGCATGGCTCAAAGAAGGTTTAAAACCGCGTTGCATTACAAGGGATCTTAAATGGGGAGTTCCTGTGCCACATGACAAGTACAAAGATAAG GTGTTTTATGTGTGGTTTGATGCTCCAATTGGCTATATCTCTATAACTGCATGCTACACTCCAGAGTGGGAGAAATGGTGGAAGAATCCTGAAAATGTTGAGCTGTTTCAATTCATGGGAAAGGATAATGTGCCATTTCACACA GTGATGTTTCCTTCTACACTACTTGGAACTGGTGAAAGGTGGACCATGATGAAGACCATAAGTGTCACAGAGTATCTAAATTATGAAGCAG gaaaattttctaaaagtaaGGGAATAGGAGTTTTTGGTAATGATGCAAAGGATACAAATATTCCAACTGAAGTGTGGAGATATTATTTGCTGACAAATAGACCTGAG GCTTCAGATACATTGTTCACATGGGCAGACTTGCAGTCTAAGCTGAATTCAGAGTTGCTGAATAACTTAGGCAATTTTGTTAATAGAGTTTTAAGTTTTATTGCCAAACCAGAAG GAGCAGGATATGATTCAATCATTCCAGATGCTCCTCATGCTCAGTCACATCCACTAACGAAAGATTTAGGAGAAAAAGTTGGTAAATTGATTGAACAATATCTGGATGCAATGGAAAAG GTTAAACTGAAACAAGGTCTGAAGATTGCTATGAGCATATCAAgtgaaggaaatttttatttacaa GAGAGCCAATTCTGGAGACTTTACAAGGAAGATCCCTCTTTGTGTGCCACTGTATTGAGGACCTCTGTGGGACTTGTTTATCTTCTTGCATGCCTGCTGGAACCATTCATGCCTTCCTTTTCTATCGAA GTTCTAAGGCAGCTTAATTTATCACCAGAGCATAATCTCTCATTTTCTGATGAGAAAGGAGAAACTGAGAAGGCAAGCAGACCTTGGGAGTTCCTGCCATCTGGGCACCGTATTGGGAAACCTGAACCACTTTTCAAAGAACTG AAAGATGAGGATGTGGAATCTCTGCGGGAGAAATTTGCTGGTAGTCAAGCTGAAAGACTTGTAAGAGCAGAAGCTGATGCAAATAAAGTTGCTGAGCAACTAAAAAACACAAAAATAACAG GAAATTCTAAGAAACAACATAACAAGCCTTCTGGCAGTACAAAAACGAAGTCTGCTGAAACAGAAATTTCTGTCTCAAGACTTGACATACGTGTTGGCCTCATCAACAAAGTTCAGAAGCACCCAGATGCAGATTCACTCTATGTTGAAGAAATTGATGTCGGTGAAGAATCCCATCGAACAGTTGTTAGTGGCCTCGTGAAATATATTCCTCTGGAGGAAATGCAG AATCGGAAGGTTTGTGTCCTCTGTAACTTGAAGCCTGCAACCATGAGGGGCATTAAGTCACAAGCAATGGTCTTGGCTGCATCAAACGATGACCACACAAAG GTTGAGTTAGTTGATCCACCACCATCAGCCAAGGTTGGTGAACGAGTGACCTTTCTGGGATACTCAGGCGAACCGGACAGCGTCTTAAACGCCAAGAGCAAAGTTTGGGAGAAGCTGCAGGTTGATCTGCAGTCTAATTCAGAGCTGGTTGCCTGTTATAAGGATGTGCCTTTCACAACATCTGCTGGTGTTTGTAAAGTTTCGTCTATCACAAATGGAGCCATAAGGTAG